The following coding sequences are from one Anopheles bellator chromosome X, idAnoBellAS_SP24_06.2, whole genome shotgun sequence window:
- the LOC131213911 gene encoding B-cell CLL/lymphoma 7 protein family member A: MVGVTVKEKGSSGSSSGSNMSRSVRAETRASKKDDVKKLMLSMDRVRHWEKKWVTIGETSMKIYKWVPISSNDKKKPASSAEGGVGVGGGGVGATGGGTSLGGGQAMLTKTGIGGVPTGGNGSGGGGTASGPTSQAGPNVANNGNSNSNSSENKENSRKPIGTDSNSNSNFGLAEDSNTCFSIVSDSQGATDFVSNMFSEDSNSQGSDSASKRLKRE, translated from the exons ATGGTTGGCGTGACGGTAAAGGAGAAGGGCAGCAGTGGTAGCAGCAGCGGTTCGAATATGTCGCGCAGCGTACGCGCGGAAACGCGCGCTAGCAAGAAGGACGATGTCAAGAAGCTTATGCTGTCGATGGACCGCGTCCGGCACTGGGAAAAAAAGTGGGTCACGATTGGTGAGACGTCGATGAAGATCTACAAATGGGTGCCGATTTCGtcgaacgacaaaaaaaaaccagctTCGTCGGCGGAAGGTGGTGTAGGAGTGGGAGGTGGTGGGGTGGGCGCCACTGGTGGTGGAACATcgctcggcggtggccaggcAATGCTCACCAAAACTGGCATCGGTGGTGTTCCTACCGGAGGCAATGGAAGCGGTGGAGGTGGAACAGCTAGTGGCCCTACGTCTCAGGCGGGCCCGAACGTCGCTAACAACGgtaacagcaacagcaatagcAGTGAAAACAAAGAGAACAGTAGAAAGCCGATCGGAACCGACTCCAACTCGAACTCTAACTTCGGCCTCGCCGAGGACTCCAATACCT GTTTTTCTATCGTCAGCGATTCCCAAGGCGCCACGGACTTTGTTTCGAACATGTTCTCGGAAGACTCCAACTCGCAGGGTAGCGACAGTGCATCGAAACGGCTAAAACGGGAATAA